One segment of Acidianus sp. HS-5 DNA contains the following:
- a CDS encoding zinc-dependent dehydrogenase, with product MKAIILENGRPVLKEVPVPKLNSGDVLVKMKACGLCGTDVEKICGQYTASQPILGHEPAGIIAESTVNWLKEGDRVFAHHHVPDYECYYCKKGSPTMCPYYRKTNLDPGGFADYFRVPAWNVSRGGILKLPDNVSFEEGSFIEPLATVIRAQRRVFIDKDDYVLIVGAGPMGLLHVMMAKVNGAGKVYVSDISEFRNEYARKVGADEVFNPKVVKVEDEVKKLTDGRGVDVAIIASGAPSAILTALYSVRKGGRVLLFGVPYKGTILNYDISDLLNNEISIISSNAAVEEDTKEALKVISDKKMDVMKLVTHKFKLEEFNDAVRIAKEGKTIKAIIYG from the coding sequence ATGAAAGCAATAATCCTTGAAAACGGAAGGCCCGTATTAAAAGAAGTTCCGGTACCTAAGCTTAATTCTGGGGATGTTTTAGTAAAAATGAAAGCCTGTGGACTTTGCGGGACAGATGTAGAAAAAATATGCGGACAATATACTGCCTCACAGCCAATTTTAGGTCACGAGCCTGCAGGAATAATAGCAGAATCTACAGTAAATTGGCTAAAAGAAGGAGACAGAGTTTTCGCTCATCATCACGTTCCTGATTACGAGTGCTACTATTGTAAAAAAGGAAGTCCTACAATGTGTCCTTATTACAGGAAGACTAATTTAGACCCTGGAGGATTTGCAGACTACTTCAGAGTACCTGCATGGAACGTTAGCAGGGGAGGAATATTAAAATTACCAGATAACGTATCTTTCGAAGAAGGTTCATTCATAGAACCCTTAGCAACGGTAATAAGGGCACAGAGAAGGGTATTCATTGATAAAGATGATTATGTCCTTATAGTTGGAGCAGGACCTATGGGATTATTGCATGTAATGATGGCTAAAGTAAATGGCGCAGGAAAAGTTTACGTTTCAGATATTTCCGAGTTTCGTAATGAATACGCTAGAAAGGTAGGAGCAGATGAGGTATTTAACCCAAAGGTTGTTAAAGTTGAGGATGAAGTAAAGAAGCTTACAGATGGTAGAGGAGTTGACGTAGCAATAATAGCTTCTGGGGCTCCTTCTGCAATATTAACCGCGTTATACTCTGTGAGAAAGGGAGGCAGAGTATTGCTCTTCGGAGTTCCTTACAAAGGTACAATATTAAATTATGATATAAGCGATCTTCTGAATAACGAAATTTCAATAATATCAAGTAACGCTGCAGTTGAGGAAGATACTAAAGAGGCATTGAAAGTAATTTCTGACAAAAAGATGGATGTAATGAAGTTAGTTACTCACAAGTTTAAGTTAGAGGAATTTAATGATGCCGTAAGGATAGCTAAAGAGGGCAAAACCATAAAGGCTATAATATACGGTTGA
- a CDS encoding M48 family metallopeptidase, with the protein MQIIIFGLLSLLFINIAYFAVSVVLAKRFKPIKYDFLGKQIELKIKEDPRINAFSVISGKILITSASLNLPKDELDAMIAHEMGHIKLHHHLKMLILVNALVLLFFYTAEISLILFVIAGISIVLIQRFISRKFEIQADKYASKLVGKGSLVNLISKYGEIKSNIFSTHPPSSVRIKKI; encoded by the coding sequence ATGCAAATAATCATTTTCGGATTACTCTCTCTATTATTCATAAACATTGCTTACTTTGCAGTATCAGTAGTATTAGCCAAGAGATTTAAACCAATAAAGTATGATTTTCTTGGAAAACAAATTGAACTCAAGATTAAAGAAGATCCAAGGATTAACGCTTTTTCAGTAATAAGTGGTAAGATTTTGATAACTTCGGCTAGCTTAAACTTACCAAAAGATGAATTAGACGCTATGATTGCTCATGAGATGGGACACATAAAATTACATCACCACTTAAAAATGTTGATATTAGTTAACGCATTAGTACTTTTATTCTTCTATACTGCTGAAATTTCCTTGATTCTGTTCGTTATTGCTGGAATTTCCATTGTTTTAATTCAAAGATTCATCTCAAGGAAATTTGAAATACAAGCCGATAAGTACGCTTCCAAACTAGTTGGTAAAGGATCTTTAGTGAACTTAATATCAAAGTACGGAGAAATAAAATCGAATATCTTCTCAACTCATCCTCCTTCCTCTGTAAGAATAAAGAAGATATAA
- a CDS encoding cobyric acid synthase encodes MAIIISSTMSDSGKSLVTAGLVRILKGIPFKSQNMSLNSFPSQEGGEIAFIQAFQAIGANLKPRNSMNPVLLKPSTSGKIEVIFFGKSLGNLNPENYYTLIPKFWDKIKENIKENYVIEAAGGIEPNFMERDLTAFLPMKEGIPGILVLDIDRGGAFSSAYGVYQMLPPSVRGSLKGFIINKFRGSQSLLDSAIKWLNEKTGMKFLGVIPYLEEELTMPEDSMNIKDFGEGDEASIAIINYPYMSNFNEFFALLKSNASIRFINNPKKLRKDDIIILPGSRNTYESLIWLKERGFVDEIRKRKILGICGGFQIMGKKLIDPLGIESGEPREYEGLGMFDFTVKFDEEKVVSMSEGIIRNGKGIRGYEIRRGRINYEKDKPLLTIMRRNDKEVEIDDGSFKEDKLGLSIHGSLYSRNLLEDFGVKIYSKSMEEEIISMSEKIEKVLKQNVYVDEIKEIYTQGK; translated from the coding sequence ATGGCAATTATAATTTCTTCAACAATGAGTGACTCTGGGAAATCTCTCGTAACTGCAGGACTTGTCAGGATATTGAAGGGAATACCTTTTAAATCTCAAAATATGTCTTTAAATTCATTTCCTTCACAGGAAGGAGGAGAAATTGCATTCATACAGGCTTTCCAAGCAATAGGAGCAAATTTAAAGCCAAGAAATTCCATGAACCCAGTACTTTTAAAGCCATCAACTTCTGGAAAAATTGAAGTCATATTCTTCGGTAAATCTTTAGGAAATTTGAACCCAGAAAATTATTATACTCTTATACCGAAATTTTGGGATAAAATTAAGGAAAACATAAAAGAAAACTACGTTATAGAAGCAGCAGGGGGTATAGAACCTAATTTTATGGAAAGAGATTTAACAGCCTTCCTGCCAATGAAAGAAGGAATTCCTGGAATCCTTGTTTTGGATATAGATAGAGGGGGTGCATTCTCCTCAGCTTACGGAGTTTACCAAATGTTGCCTCCTTCAGTTAGAGGCTCTCTAAAAGGCTTCATCATAAACAAATTTAGGGGTTCTCAATCCCTTCTAGACAGTGCAATAAAATGGCTTAATGAAAAAACAGGAATGAAGTTTCTAGGAGTTATCCCTTATCTGGAAGAGGAATTAACAATGCCTGAAGACTCAATGAACATTAAGGACTTCGGAGAAGGAGACGAAGCTAGCATAGCAATAATAAATTATCCTTACATGAGCAATTTTAATGAGTTTTTCGCATTGCTAAAGTCTAATGCCTCTATAAGGTTTATAAATAATCCTAAGAAACTAAGAAAGGACGACATTATTATACTTCCAGGCAGTAGGAATACTTACGAGTCCTTAATTTGGCTAAAAGAAAGAGGATTTGTAGACGAGATAAGGAAGAGGAAAATACTAGGAATCTGCGGAGGATTTCAGATAATGGGTAAAAAGCTTATAGACCCTTTAGGAATAGAGAGCGGAGAACCTAGGGAATATGAAGGCCTAGGGATGTTTGATTTTACTGTAAAATTCGATGAGGAGAAAGTAGTATCAATGAGTGAAGGAATAATACGGAACGGTAAAGGAATAAGAGGTTACGAGATAAGAAGGGGAAGAATTAATTATGAAAAAGATAAACCTCTCTTAACCATAATGAGGAGGAACGATAAAGAAGTAGAAATCGATGACGGATCTTTTAAAGAGGATAAGCTTGGATTAAGCATTCATGGCTCGTTGTACAGTAGGAACTTGCTAGAAGATTTTGGAGTTAAAATTTACTCTAAATCAATGGAGGAAGAGATAATTTCAATGTCAGAGAAAATTGAGAAAGTTCTTAAACAAAACGTCTACGTTGATGAGATTAAAGAAATATATACTCAAGGAAAATAG
- the cutA gene encoding glyceraldehyde dehydrogenase subunit alpha, whose translation MQYIGKPIRRIEDPKLISGKGSYVDDIKLPGEMFVAFLRSTKPHAKIHVKKSENVFTGEDINPGKDFPIANKETTYVGQPIAAIIAKDRYEAYDLLESIEVEYEDLPYVLDPADAIKDDVKVYSGLNSNIYFQKSFSSGNPEKVLSESLVIEGELINQRVIASPIEPRGILAHFDGQRLNIWASTQSAHFMRRNLVEFLGYSNIRVIQPDVGGAFGSKIVTHPEQYAVAKLAMKLGVPLKWVPTRTEEMISAGHGRDKKLKFKVGFTRDGKITALLGTIIADLGAPYADANDDESGNVISTSKMILGPYKIRDALITSYAVHTNKVPTTSYRGAGRPEATYFIERIVNMVANELKMDPIDIRLKNIIKPEEMPYGSAFGITYDSGNYVEILNRAREYFDKLKSEGEKDDCIGLAMYVEITGFGPWEVARVFAKSDGKIIAITGSGPHGQGDATGFAQIVAETLQVPIENVEVRWGDTDIIEDGIGTWGSRTITVGGSAMLKASEELKKRLNEAAAKMLQADIEEIDYSEGKFTNKKTGRSASFSEVISFAYKNGISLDVTYVYPTSKPTSPYGVHMALVNVDKELGKIKVKKYVAIDDIGRVINPLTAEGQIHGGVMQGIAQALYEEAVIDSQGNVVNSNLDDYTVPTAVESPTYLWTYIERGLSNHPTGSKGVGEAGAVVSTPVIANAVENCLGKRIYKIPIKPDDL comes from the coding sequence ATGCAATATATAGGAAAGCCTATAAGGAGGATAGAAGATCCTAAGCTAATTTCTGGAAAAGGATCTTACGTTGACGATATAAAACTTCCTGGAGAAATGTTTGTAGCTTTTTTAAGATCAACAAAACCTCACGCTAAAATTCATGTAAAAAAGTCTGAGAACGTTTTCACTGGAGAAGACATAAACCCAGGGAAAGATTTTCCCATAGCAAATAAAGAAACAACCTACGTTGGTCAACCAATAGCCGCAATAATAGCAAAGGATAGATATGAAGCTTACGATTTGCTTGAAAGCATAGAAGTTGAATATGAAGATTTACCTTACGTTCTAGATCCAGCAGATGCAATAAAAGACGATGTAAAAGTCTACTCAGGCTTAAATTCTAACATTTACTTCCAGAAGAGTTTTTCATCTGGAAATCCCGAAAAAGTTCTTTCGGAGTCATTAGTCATAGAAGGAGAACTAATAAACCAAAGAGTCATAGCTTCGCCTATTGAACCTAGGGGAATTTTAGCTCACTTTGACGGACAAAGGCTTAACATTTGGGCTTCAACTCAGTCAGCTCATTTTATGAGGAGAAACCTTGTTGAATTCTTGGGATATTCTAACATAAGAGTTATTCAGCCCGACGTTGGAGGAGCTTTCGGAAGTAAAATAGTTACGCATCCAGAGCAGTACGCTGTAGCTAAATTGGCAATGAAGTTAGGAGTACCATTAAAGTGGGTCCCTACAAGAACTGAAGAGATGATAAGCGCAGGTCATGGTAGAGATAAGAAGTTGAAATTTAAGGTTGGATTTACCAGAGACGGTAAGATTACCGCATTACTTGGGACAATTATAGCAGATCTAGGAGCTCCTTATGCTGATGCAAACGACGACGAATCAGGAAACGTTATTAGCACTTCTAAAATGATTTTAGGGCCTTATAAAATAAGGGATGCTCTAATAACGTCTTATGCTGTTCATACAAATAAAGTTCCTACAACTTCTTATAGAGGAGCAGGTAGGCCAGAGGCCACTTACTTTATAGAAAGGATAGTAAATATGGTAGCTAACGAACTTAAAATGGATCCTATAGACATTAGACTAAAGAACATTATAAAGCCCGAAGAAATGCCCTATGGAAGCGCTTTCGGAATAACTTATGATTCAGGTAATTATGTTGAAATCTTAAATAGAGCAAGAGAATACTTTGATAAACTAAAATCTGAAGGAGAAAAAGATGATTGTATAGGATTAGCAATGTACGTAGAAATTACTGGTTTTGGCCCATGGGAAGTTGCAAGAGTATTTGCTAAATCTGACGGAAAAATAATAGCAATAACGGGTTCTGGACCTCACGGGCAAGGAGACGCTACCGGGTTTGCACAAATAGTTGCTGAAACATTACAAGTGCCAATAGAGAACGTTGAAGTGAGGTGGGGAGATACTGATATAATAGAGGATGGAATAGGAACTTGGGGTAGTAGGACTATAACTGTAGGTGGTTCTGCGATGCTAAAAGCTTCTGAGGAATTAAAGAAGAGACTTAATGAAGCTGCAGCAAAAATGTTGCAAGCGGATATAGAGGAAATTGATTACTCGGAAGGAAAGTTTACTAATAAGAAGACCGGAAGATCTGCTAGCTTCTCTGAAGTTATTTCCTTTGCTTACAAGAATGGAATAAGCCTAGACGTAACTTATGTGTATCCTACAAGTAAGCCTACTAGTCCTTACGGAGTTCACATGGCTTTAGTAAACGTTGACAAAGAACTAGGAAAAATAAAAGTAAAAAAATACGTAGCAATAGATGATATAGGCAGAGTAATAAATCCATTAACTGCAGAAGGGCAAATTCACGGTGGAGTCATGCAAGGGATTGCCCAAGCACTCTATGAGGAGGCGGTTATAGATTCTCAAGGAAATGTAGTAAATTCCAACCTAGATGATTATACAGTACCTACTGCAGTGGAAAGCCCTACATATTTATGGACTTACATAGAGAGGGGATTATCGAATCATCCTACCGGAAGTAAAGGAGTAGGAGAAGCAGGAGCTGTAGTTTCTACTCCAGTAATAGCTAATGCTGTTGAAAACTGTTTAGGAAAGAGAATATATAAAATACCTATCAAACCGGATGATCTATAA
- a CDS encoding ornithine cyclodeaminase family protein codes for MALLLTEKDVVNLLKFEDAYNALKEAFIEWENKLGVNSKRMRTSISGSTLTCQAGGLQGYLGIKTFIKGNFVSLLFSTSGELLMIVEADRLSQIRTGTLAVLASDYIQLKYNTVGIIGLGKQGLAHVEAFYELKKIEPIVISRSQDRINKALRVLNSEGIKVKVAGSYKDVFLNSEVVTSVTSSKDPFIKLDYVRKGMHINLMGSNIPERVEAFPELIKASSIIVVEDIQQALEEAGDLILAHKMGMLDESKLIQLSSIISGKIEKKADDISIFKSTGIGLEDVAVMKILYEKAKKKGIGKEIEVKGTWSRE; via the coding sequence TTGGCCCTATTACTTACAGAAAAAGACGTAGTAAATTTATTAAAATTTGAAGATGCTTACAATGCGTTAAAGGAAGCCTTCATTGAGTGGGAAAATAAACTTGGAGTAAATTCTAAAAGAATGAGAACTTCGATTTCTGGTTCCACATTAACTTGTCAGGCAGGTGGGTTGCAAGGTTATCTCGGAATTAAAACTTTTATAAAGGGAAATTTCGTCTCCCTCCTCTTTTCTACTTCTGGAGAACTTTTGATGATAGTTGAGGCAGATAGATTAAGCCAAATAAGAACTGGTACCCTTGCAGTCCTTGCCTCTGATTATATTCAATTAAAGTATAATACAGTAGGAATTATTGGGCTAGGAAAGCAAGGGCTAGCACATGTTGAGGCTTTTTATGAACTTAAAAAAATAGAACCAATAGTAATTTCTAGGTCTCAAGATAGGATAAACAAAGCTCTTAGAGTACTGAATTCTGAAGGGATAAAAGTTAAGGTAGCAGGGTCTTATAAGGACGTATTTCTTAACTCTGAAGTAGTAACTTCTGTTACTTCATCTAAAGATCCATTCATTAAACTTGACTATGTAAGAAAAGGAATGCATATTAACTTGATGGGCTCAAATATACCAGAAAGAGTTGAGGCTTTTCCAGAATTAATTAAGGCTTCTTCTATAATAGTTGTTGAAGATATACAACAGGCATTAGAAGAAGCTGGAGATCTAATTTTAGCTCATAAGATGGGGATGCTTGACGAAAGCAAACTCATTCAATTATCTTCAATAATATCTGGAAAAATTGAAAAGAAAGCAGATGATATCTCAATATTCAAATCTACCGGAATAGGATTAGAAGACGTTGCTGTTATGAAGATTCTTTATGAGAAAGCTAAGAAAAAAGGTATAGGAAAAGAAATAGAAGTGAAAGGAACATGGTCTCGAGAATAG
- a CDS encoding cobalamin biosynthesis protein translates to MLPILFLALAIDLIFGEPPIYIHPVVYTGKISEKLIKPYKGYTYGVIIWFISIIPVEIAFSILPFYIPIFLVKLIVLALFLKTTFSIRMLYKIVDRSKELDNNARNLVQQIVRRDLSNVSPGYIASAAIESLFESLVDGIISPLFWFLILGLPGAMLQRLANTMDSMVGYKTKELYKEGYFSAKVDTIMNYIPARLAGLLMIIAGKLLGIKKEEGNPFKFLKDTQIESINARYPICIASALLGVKLEKKGYYTVGEGSLPGKDDIEKSLKLFKLTLILFLIILSTVYYSLYGFALFSYPYGIIKFL, encoded by the coding sequence TTGCTTCCCATATTGTTTTTAGCATTAGCAATAGATTTAATTTTCGGAGAGCCACCAATCTATATTCACCCCGTAGTTTATACGGGAAAAATCTCTGAAAAATTAATAAAACCTTACAAGGGTTATACATATGGAGTCATAATTTGGTTTATATCAATAATTCCAGTAGAAATAGCTTTCTCAATACTTCCTTTCTACATACCGATATTTTTGGTCAAACTCATTGTCTTAGCACTATTCCTTAAAACTACTTTTTCAATAAGGATGTTATACAAGATTGTCGACAGATCGAAGGAGTTAGACAATAATGCAAGGAATCTAGTACAACAAATTGTCAGAAGAGATTTATCTAATGTTAGTCCAGGATATATAGCTTCTGCAGCAATTGAGTCTTTATTCGAAAGTTTAGTAGATGGAATAATATCTCCTTTATTTTGGTTCTTAATTCTTGGTTTGCCTGGTGCAATGCTACAAAGGTTAGCAAATACCATGGACAGTATGGTAGGTTATAAAACAAAGGAATTATATAAGGAAGGCTACTTTTCTGCAAAAGTTGATACTATCATGAATTATATTCCGGCTAGGCTAGCTGGATTACTAATGATAATTGCCGGAAAGCTTTTAGGGATTAAGAAAGAAGAAGGAAATCCTTTTAAATTTCTGAAAGATACACAAATTGAAAGCATTAACGCAAGGTATCCAATTTGTATAGCATCTGCTTTACTTGGAGTAAAGTTAGAGAAAAAAGGGTACTATACTGTAGGAGAAGGTAGTTTGCCTGGAAAAGATGATATTGAAAAATCTCTTAAATTATTTAAACTTACTTTGATCCTCTTCCTTATAATACTTTCAACCGTATATTATAGCCTTTATGGTTTTGCCCTCTTTAGCTATCCTTACGGCATCATTAAATTCCTCTAA
- a CDS encoding polyprenol monophosphomannose synthase, with translation MENMQINKKVTIVIPTFNERDNIVRLLPLLSKVIRASIIIVDDDSQDGTAEAVKSLNSPNIQIIIRKNEKGLGSAIRTGILKAIESSADYIVTMDADLSHDPVYLPSMYEKAREGYDLIIGSRYVKGGGIENWPLKRRVISWGANFLVRLLLRSPLHDNTSNYRVYSTRAAKEALKCESADGYEFQICAVYRVLRANFPVAEVPIVFKDREIGKSKLTSRQIYKWFKYVIHLTKS, from the coding sequence ATGGAAAATATGCAAATAAATAAGAAAGTTACTATAGTAATACCAACTTTTAATGAGAGAGATAACATTGTTAGATTGCTCCCTCTCCTAAGCAAGGTAATAAGAGCTAGCATAATAATAGTGGACGATGATAGTCAGGATGGTACTGCTGAAGCAGTAAAATCCTTAAATTCGCCCAATATTCAAATAATCATAAGGAAAAATGAAAAGGGTCTTGGCTCTGCAATTAGGACTGGGATACTAAAAGCCATAGAGAGCAGTGCAGATTACATAGTTACCATGGATGCCGATTTGAGTCACGATCCAGTTTACCTTCCTTCAATGTACGAGAAGGCAAGAGAAGGATACGACCTCATAATAGGTTCCAGATATGTTAAAGGTGGAGGAATAGAAAATTGGCCTCTAAAGAGAAGAGTTATTAGCTGGGGAGCAAACTTTTTAGTTAGATTACTTTTACGTTCCCCTCTTCATGATAACACGTCTAATTATAGAGTATATTCGACCAGGGCAGCAAAAGAGGCTTTAAAGTGTGAAAGTGCTGATGGTTATGAATTTCAAATATGTGCGGTTTACAGAGTATTACGAGCAAACTTCCCAGTAGCTGAAGTCCCAATAGTTTTTAAAGACCGTGAAATTGGTAAAAGCAAACTAACTAGTAGACAGATTTACAAGTGGTTTAAATATGTAATTCACTTAACTAAAAGCTAA
- a CDS encoding adenosylcobinamide-GDP ribazoletransferase: MKALKGVLSQLSFFTIIPSTNASLEDIATYSFISPIFVGLVTGVIDFAAYFSLFHLLSYSSRFGIIITVEVIRGFNHLDGLLDFGDAVMIKGDYEKRLKALKDVAVGSGGIGLAIVYFSLFLISLCNFPSPSLKTLLILISAEVLSRDLGILILSLLKPMESSYLGKLFHSKLNKRKFIILIEALPFFVFSPLSVVFFLILFVFFYKIGDTVLRGSSGDLIGAIITLSFPLFLLIERLFSFPIL; the protein is encoded by the coding sequence ATGAAGGCTTTAAAAGGCGTTCTTTCACAGTTATCGTTTTTTACAATAATACCATCAACAAACGCAAGTCTTGAAGATATTGCTACGTATAGCTTTATTTCACCTATTTTCGTAGGACTTGTAACTGGCGTAATTGATTTTGCAGCTTATTTTTCTCTCTTTCACCTCTTGAGTTATTCTTCGAGGTTCGGTATTATTATTACAGTCGAAGTAATAAGAGGATTCAATCACTTAGACGGCTTACTGGATTTTGGCGATGCAGTAATGATAAAAGGAGATTATGAAAAAAGGTTAAAGGCATTAAAAGATGTTGCAGTAGGAAGCGGAGGAATAGGCTTAGCAATAGTCTATTTTTCTCTTTTCCTTATTTCCTTATGCAATTTTCCTAGTCCTTCTCTTAAAACTCTTTTAATTTTAATTTCAGCTGAAGTGCTTTCCAGAGATCTCGGAATCTTGATTCTTTCGCTACTTAAGCCAATGGAATCTAGCTATCTAGGAAAGTTATTCCATAGTAAATTAAATAAAAGAAAGTTCATAATATTAATAGAAGCATTGCCGTTTTTCGTTTTTAGTCCTCTATCTGTTGTCTTTTTTCTTATTCTTTTTGTATTTTTTTATAAAATAGGGGATACAGTATTGAGAGGTTCTTCAGGAGATTTAATAGGAGCTATAATAACGTTATCATTTCCTCTGTTCTTACTTATAGAAAGACTTTTTTCTTTTCCTATTCTTTAA
- a CDS encoding PLP-dependent aminotransferase family protein, whose product MVSRIGKEIEISPVELASQLAKKARINLASGSPDPRVIPINEIKEAYSEVLEDVKSLFYPGAGGQEELKKEIEEHYLQFLGLNKGNDEIVVTSGAQHAMELLGKYFLENDVTAVENPTFIETFNTIKLRSSVVLPIGLDNKGIKVEELEEFLKIIKIKLLYVIPNCHNPAGVNLDEERRKYLAELAETYDFYILEDDPYRPIAGCVPKPIKYFDKSGRVIYISSFSKILAPGLRIGFILANKEIAEKISLLEQLDFSTSTVNQYVVSRLIRKGTVTRRMKELYEYYSKKMKILKDSLLDKGLTKFNDPKCGFFLLLDIEKDSWKVFNNAITLGLSFVPAKPFFLRGGDTMARLSITMSTDEEIKEGVNILKRAIQIT is encoded by the coding sequence ATGGTCTCGAGAATAGGAAAGGAGATAGAAATTTCACCCGTAGAATTAGCTTCTCAATTAGCAAAAAAAGCAAGAATAAATCTAGCAAGCGGATCGCCAGATCCAAGAGTTATTCCTATTAACGAAATTAAGGAAGCCTACAGTGAAGTATTGGAAGACGTGAAATCGCTTTTTTACCCAGGGGCAGGAGGACAAGAGGAATTAAAGAAGGAAATTGAAGAGCATTATCTGCAATTTTTAGGCTTAAACAAGGGAAATGACGAAATAGTAGTAACCAGCGGAGCTCAACATGCAATGGAGTTATTAGGAAAATATTTCCTCGAGAATGATGTAACAGCTGTTGAAAACCCTACATTTATAGAGACTTTTAATACAATAAAACTTAGGTCTTCAGTAGTTTTGCCAATAGGACTAGATAATAAAGGAATTAAAGTTGAAGAGCTTGAGGAATTCCTTAAGATTATTAAGATTAAACTACTTTACGTAATTCCAAACTGCCATAACCCAGCGGGAGTAAATTTAGATGAGGAAAGGAGAAAATACCTTGCAGAATTAGCGGAGACATATGATTTTTACATTTTAGAGGACGATCCTTACAGACCTATAGCCGGTTGCGTTCCTAAACCTATAAAGTACTTTGATAAAAGCGGTAGAGTAATTTACATCAGTTCATTTAGTAAAATCCTTGCACCAGGCTTAAGAATAGGCTTTATCTTGGCTAATAAGGAAATTGCAGAAAAAATATCTTTACTGGAGCAACTTGACTTTTCAACCTCAACTGTTAACCAATACGTAGTATCGAGGTTAATAAGAAAGGGAACAGTTACCAGAAGGATGAAAGAACTTTATGAGTATTACTCCAAGAAAATGAAAATTCTAAAAGATTCCCTATTAGATAAAGGACTAACTAAATTCAACGATCCGAAATGCGGGTTCTTCTTACTTTTAGACATTGAAAAAGATAGCTGGAAGGTATTTAATAACGCGATTACCCTAGGTTTAAGCTTCGTTCCTGCAAAGCCGTTCTTCCTAAGAGGAGGAGATACTATGGCCAGGCTTAGCATAACAATGTCTACTGATGAGGAAATAAAAGAAGGAGTTAATATCCTTAAAAGGGCTATTCAGATCACGTAA
- a CDS encoding DUF1947 domain-containing protein yields the protein MQRHFLSEKDSKDFLDKIKEKYNIILSPQKIEIGKEKKEVYYFLDGVLSFFSQDIIPTLCAVYKLNISLPSVKVDEGAVRAVLKGADLFVPGIKEFNCNCKPGDIIAVTTMDGKAIAIMKVLISKEDAEKEKRGKFSKNLHYLGDEIWKICK from the coding sequence ATGCAGAGACATTTTTTATCTGAGAAAGATTCCAAAGATTTTCTTGACAAAATAAAGGAGAAATACAACATAATCTTATCACCTCAAAAGATTGAGATAGGTAAGGAGAAGAAGGAGGTTTACTATTTCTTAGATGGAGTTCTTTCCTTCTTTTCACAAGATATAATTCCTACACTCTGTGCTGTTTATAAACTTAATATCTCTTTACCTTCGGTTAAGGTAGATGAAGGAGCAGTAAGAGCTGTATTAAAAGGTGCTGATCTTTTTGTGCCTGGAATAAAGGAGTTTAATTGTAATTGCAAACCAGGAGATATAATTGCCGTTACTACTATGGACGGAAAGGCTATAGCTATTATGAAAGTTCTTATAAGCAAGGAAGATGCAGAAAAAGAAAAGAGAGGAAAATTTTCAAAGAATTTACATTACCTAGGAGATGAAATATGGAAAATATGCAAATAA
- a CDS encoding winged helix-turn-helix transcriptional regulator, with the protein MELTPRLQDVINIVKQKGEINLRDLALELKVSPKTAKGYVRELTRLGFVEMDEKENVKLKIVQDDSVENLKKIIEIHESEINALKKEIEELKTEVIKLRKKNKEYY; encoded by the coding sequence ATGGAGCTTACGCCTAGATTACAAGATGTAATAAATATTGTTAAACAAAAAGGAGAAATAAACTTAAGGGATCTAGCTTTGGAGCTTAAGGTTTCTCCAAAAACTGCTAAAGGATACGTAAGAGAATTAACCAGGCTAGGTTTTGTCGAGATGGATGAAAAAGAAAACGTAAAACTGAAAATTGTTCAAGATGATTCTGTAGAAAATTTAAAGAAGATAATAGAAATTCATGAAAGTGAAATCAATGCTTTAAAAAAGGAAATTGAAGAATTAAAAACTGAAGTAATAAAGCTCAGGAAAAAGAATAAGGAATATTATTAG